GGCGATTTCCATGTTGGAGGCTCCGGAGCCCAACAGGCCGATGATTTCCATCTCACGCTGTGTCAGACCACAGGCTGGACGGTAGGCGTTGAGTTGCTGACGGCGGGAGAACTCGATCAGTCGAGTCATCAGTGAGCGCGACATCCACAGGTCATCGGTATCGAACAGCTTCTCGATCCCCTTGCAGATACGCTCGAGGCTATCCTGACGGTAGAACACGCCGCGCAGGTGCATGAACGAAAGAACCTCCATGGCATGGTCCTCATCCCGCAGGTTAAAGGCGGTCAACAGCAGGCCTTCATGGCGAGCTCCCTGATCCTGCCAATGCTGCATGGCACTGTCGTCGACATGATCCGCGTCCATCAGTATGAGTGATTGATTTTTATCGTCGACATCGATGGTATCCGTCGGCGCGGCGATGGATACAGGGCAGTGAAACTGATCCTTGATGTAATTGATGAAGAGTAGTGACTGGGGGTTGTGATCTGTAACCAGCACTATCTGTCCCGTGGTGTTGTTCATTGTGATGCCTCCAATCATCTACTGACGTTCTCTTCATCAGTGATGGATACAACAAGGGATCCAGGAGCTCTTGTTCAGCCAGTACAAGGCGCTGTGTAATTGTCTGTAACATATGTAAAACAGAGCTATATCAATTTCAGCACATAGTATGAAAAACGCCAGGCAAACGTCTCACGATGTATTCAGCGCAAGAGAGGGTGTTCACTATTCCATGCAAGCCTCTGCGCTGAGCCTTCCTTGTGCATGGTAGAGTATAGCGCTGGCCGGCATCCTTCCGCTGATGCTGAACAGGATTTCAATGATGCAAGAGTCCCACCGATGACCAAATCTGTCGAACTTGTGATTGCCAGCGGTAACGCCGGTAAATTGAAGGAGTTTTCCGCTTTGTTGGCATCACGCAACATTAGTGTCAGTCCCCAGGCTGACTTTAATGTGGTTGATGTTGAGGAAACGGGGAGCACCTTTGTCGAGAATGCGTTGCTCAAGGCTAGAGAAGCCTGTCGTGTCAGCGGCCATCCT
This Halomonas huangheensis DNA region includes the following protein-coding sequences:
- a CDS encoding LuxR C-terminal-related transcriptional regulator: MNNTTGQIVLVTDHNPQSLLFINYIKDQFHCPVSIAAPTDTIDVDDKNQSLILMDADHVDDSAMQHWQDQGARHEGLLLTAFNLRDEDHAMEVLSFMHLRGVFYRQDSLERICKGIEKLFDTDDLWMSRSLMTRLIEFSRRQQLNAYRPACGLTQREMEIIGLLGSGASNMEIAERLCVSEHTVKSHLYNVFKKIRVSNRLQAVNWARQNLGAPPPRRSIS